One stretch of Chitinophaga pendula DNA includes these proteins:
- the lepA gene encoding translation elongation factor 4: MKNIRNFCIIAHIDHGKSTLADRLLEHTKTISARDMQAQVLDDMDLEREKGITIKSHAIQINYSYKGENYVFNLIDTPGHVDFSYEVSRALAACEGALLLVDATQGIQAQTISNLYLAVGNDLEIIPVINKIDMDGAMIPEVKDQIIELIGCKDEDILLASGKTGLGVEEILQAIVERIPAPQGEPEAPLQALIFDSVFNSFRGIIVYFRIFNGTIKKGDRIRFVNTGEDYFADEVGILKLGLEQKSEVRTGDVGYLITGIKNAKEVKVGDTITLATNPCLEAIHGFEEVKPMVFAGIFPVETDAFEELRDCMDKLQLNDASLTYELETSQALGFGFRCGFLGMLHMEIIQERLEREFNQTVITTVPNVSFIAHTTRQETIIVNNPSEMPEPSKLERIEEPFIRAQIITKPDYIGNIMTLCLGKRGILINQSYLTTTRVELIFEMPLTEIVFDFYDKLKSQTRGYASFDYTPIGYRDSDIVKMDILLNAEKVDALSALIHRSRAQDFGRKLCEKLKELLPRQQFLIAIQAAIGAKIVARENISAMRKDVTAKCYGGDISRKRKLLEKQKEGKKRMRQIGSVEVPQEAFLAVLKLDD, from the coding sequence ATGAAGAATATCAGAAATTTTTGCATCATTGCGCATATTGACCATGGCAAGAGTACATTGGCGGATCGTCTGTTAGAGCATACGAAGACCATTTCTGCCCGGGATATGCAGGCGCAGGTCCTGGATGATATGGACCTTGAACGTGAGAAAGGTATCACTATCAAGAGTCATGCTATCCAGATCAACTACTCTTACAAAGGGGAGAACTACGTTTTTAACCTCATTGACACTCCTGGTCACGTGGATTTTTCTTATGAAGTATCCCGTGCACTGGCGGCCTGTGAAGGTGCGCTGTTGCTGGTAGATGCCACACAGGGTATACAGGCGCAGACCATTTCCAACCTGTACCTGGCAGTGGGTAACGACCTGGAGATCATTCCCGTGATCAACAAGATCGATATGGACGGTGCGATGATCCCGGAGGTAAAGGATCAGATCATCGAGCTGATCGGTTGTAAAGACGAAGACATCCTGCTGGCCTCCGGTAAGACGGGGCTGGGGGTTGAAGAGATATTACAAGCTATTGTGGAACGTATCCCGGCGCCACAGGGTGAGCCGGAAGCGCCTTTACAGGCGTTGATTTTTGACAGCGTATTCAACTCTTTCCGTGGTATCATCGTATACTTCCGGATATTCAATGGTACGATCAAAAAAGGGGATCGTATCCGGTTTGTGAATACGGGAGAGGATTATTTTGCCGACGAGGTAGGTATCCTGAAGCTGGGGCTGGAGCAGAAAAGTGAGGTGAGGACCGGCGATGTGGGCTATCTTATTACCGGTATCAAAAATGCGAAGGAAGTGAAGGTGGGTGATACCATTACGTTAGCGACTAATCCTTGTTTGGAAGCGATCCATGGATTTGAGGAGGTGAAGCCGATGGTATTTGCGGGTATTTTCCCGGTAGAGACGGATGCTTTCGAGGAGTTGCGGGATTGTATGGACAAGCTGCAGCTGAACGATGCTTCCCTGACCTATGAGCTGGAGACTTCTCAGGCGTTAGGTTTTGGTTTCCGATGTGGGTTCCTGGGGATGCTGCACATGGAGATCATACAGGAGCGCCTGGAGCGGGAGTTCAACCAGACGGTGATCACGACGGTACCGAACGTGAGCTTTATTGCCCACACTACCCGTCAGGAGACCATTATTGTGAACAACCCCTCGGAGATGCCCGAGCCATCGAAACTGGAGCGTATTGAAGAGCCGTTCATCCGTGCGCAGATCATCACCAAACCGGATTATATCGGTAATATCATGACCCTTTGTCTGGGTAAACGTGGTATCCTGATTAACCAGAGTTACCTGACTACCACCCGTGTGGAGCTGATATTTGAGATGCCGCTGACAGAGATCGTATTTGACTTCTATGATAAGCTGAAGAGCCAGACCCGTGGATATGCGTCTTTCGACTATACACCGATCGGTTATCGAGACAGTGACATCGTGAAGATGGATATCCTGTTGAATGCGGAGAAAGTGGATGCTTTGAGTGCCTTGATCCACCGCAGCCGTGCACAGGACTTTGGCCGTAAGCTGTGTGAAAAACTGAAAGAGCTGTTGCCTCGTCAGCAGTTCCTGATCGCCATACAGGCGGCTATCGGTGCGAAGATCGTAGCCCGTGAAAACATCAGTGCGATGCGTAAGGATGTGACCGCGAAGTGTTATGGTGGTGACATCTCCCGTAAGCGTAAGCTGTTGGAGAAACAGAAAGAAGGTAAAAAACGTATGCGCCAGATCGGTAGCGTAGAGGTGCCACAGGAAGCATTCCTGGCGGTGCTGAAGCTGGACGATTAA
- a CDS encoding acyl-CoA-binding protein: MDLKEKFDAAVAASKTLTKKPSNDILLQLYSLFKQATEGDINIDPPANMFDIVNKAKYDAWNKLKGTSPEQAQQAYIDLVAQLKGA, from the coding sequence ATGGACCTGAAAGAGAAATTCGACGCGGCCGTGGCAGCCAGTAAAACATTGACCAAAAAACCTAGCAATGACATCCTGTTGCAGTTATACTCACTCTTCAAACAAGCCACCGAAGGCGATATCAACATCGACCCGCCTGCTAATATGTTTGACATTGTGAACAAAGCCAAGTACGACGCCTGGAATAAACTGAAAGGCACCTCCCCCGAACAGGCACAACAGGCTTACATCGATCTCGTCGCCCAGCTCAAAGGCGCCTGA
- the manA gene encoding mannose-6-phosphate isomerase, class I, with translation MNVTDQQLFKLEGKVQHYAWGGFNYIPQLLGIPAGTQPCAEYWMGAHQSAPATITTSEGPVKLDQLAAAHPDQVLGARVQQQFGQLPYLLKILDVKDMLSIQVHPTKSEAEKGFARENEAGIPLNAADRNYKDANHKPEIMVALSEFWLLHGFLPEDKLQQVLHTVPEFASLADTFSSEGYFGLYKRVMEMPQDAVNTLLRPLADRVLPAYKAGQLQKSDPAFWAGRAIDNDPQGLDRLDRGIFSIYFFNIMQVHPGDAVFQDAGIPHAYLEGQNVELMANSDNVLRGGLTPKHIDVPELLKHTRFEAVHPHVINGTPAADGLELIYHSPAPDFLVSVIRLQPGQQYNYTSLHPEILIVMNGQADFNGKGTLSLHQGQSAFITPAATYSIRTTQGALIYKATVNN, from the coding sequence ATGAACGTTACTGATCAGCAGCTATTTAAACTGGAAGGAAAGGTACAACACTATGCTTGGGGTGGTTTTAACTACATCCCGCAATTATTAGGTATACCGGCAGGCACACAACCTTGTGCCGAATACTGGATGGGCGCCCATCAAAGCGCTCCTGCTACCATCACCACCAGTGAAGGCCCCGTAAAACTCGACCAACTGGCTGCTGCCCACCCCGACCAGGTACTGGGCGCCCGCGTACAACAACAGTTCGGTCAGCTGCCTTACCTGCTGAAAATACTGGACGTAAAAGATATGCTCTCTATACAGGTACACCCTACCAAATCAGAGGCAGAAAAAGGTTTCGCCCGGGAAAATGAAGCAGGCATCCCCCTCAACGCTGCCGATCGTAACTACAAAGATGCCAATCACAAACCGGAGATCATGGTGGCCCTCAGCGAATTCTGGCTGCTCCATGGATTCCTCCCCGAAGATAAACTTCAACAGGTCCTCCATACCGTTCCCGAATTTGCCTCCCTCGCCGACACCTTCTCCTCCGAAGGATATTTCGGCTTGTATAAACGTGTAATGGAAATGCCGCAGGATGCCGTAAACACCCTGCTCCGCCCCCTGGCAGATCGTGTACTGCCTGCCTATAAAGCAGGACAGCTGCAGAAATCCGATCCCGCCTTCTGGGCCGGCCGCGCTATCGACAACGATCCACAAGGCCTGGACCGCCTCGACAGAGGCATCTTCTCCATCTACTTCTTTAATATCATGCAGGTACACCCGGGCGATGCCGTATTCCAGGATGCCGGTATCCCACATGCATATCTCGAAGGACAAAACGTGGAGCTCATGGCCAATTCAGACAATGTACTCCGCGGTGGTCTCACCCCCAAACATATCGATGTACCCGAGCTGTTGAAACATACCCGTTTTGAAGCCGTTCATCCGCATGTCATCAACGGCACTCCTGCCGCCGACGGCCTGGAACTGATCTATCACTCGCCAGCACCCGACTTCCTGGTAAGCGTGATCCGCTTGCAACCCGGACAGCAATACAACTATACCAGCCTACACCCGGAAATACTCATCGTCATGAACGGACAAGCCGACTTTAACGGTAAAGGCACTCTTTCCCTGCACCAGGGCCAATCCGCCTTTATCACCCCCGCAGCTACCTACAGCATCCGCACCACACAAGGTGCCCTGATCTATAAAGCTACGGTCAACAACTAG
- a CDS encoding DUF6580 family putative transport protein, protein MKKEKLTQVLVVAALIFLTALCRLITNELQMWNFTAIGASALFAGVTIRDKRYAYAIPLFTLFLTDLFFEFFTNIKGFYGIGMLFVYGAFLLITLIGTQLKKINALSIFFAAIGSGLLFFFITNFGVWASGNYYPHTFNGLMTCLAAGVPFYKNDLFGSFFLNTIMGHVFYSAVLFGAYAIIKRYAFHQHQLA, encoded by the coding sequence ATGAAAAAGGAAAAGCTTACACAGGTATTAGTAGTAGCTGCCCTGATCTTCCTGACAGCCCTCTGCCGGTTGATCACCAACGAACTGCAAATGTGGAACTTCACGGCAATAGGTGCCAGCGCACTATTCGCAGGCGTCACTATCAGGGATAAACGTTACGCTTACGCCATCCCCCTATTCACCCTGTTCCTCACCGACCTGTTCTTTGAATTTTTCACCAATATCAAAGGCTTCTATGGAATAGGTATGCTCTTCGTATATGGCGCCTTCCTGCTCATTACTCTCATCGGTACACAGCTGAAGAAAATAAATGCACTCAGCATTTTCTTCGCCGCCATAGGCTCCGGATTGTTGTTCTTCTTTATCACCAACTTCGGGGTATGGGCTTCCGGCAACTACTACCCACACACATTCAACGGACTGATGACCTGCCTCGCAGCCGGCGTTCCCTTCTACAAGAACGACCTGTTTGGCAGCTTCTTCCTCAACACCATCATGGGACATGTATTTTACAGTGCCGTACTGTTCGGTGCCTACGCCATTATTAAAAGATATGCTTTCCACCAGCACCAACTGGCTTGA
- a CDS encoding YraN family protein codes for MALHLELGRKGEAVARSYLEEQAYALLHVNWKSGRWEVDIVAAKDGLIIFVEVKTLMGEQGGWPEQAVTSQKEERLRKVAAAYLEVTGIRPLDIRFDIIAITYYDAGHYALLHMEDAF; via the coding sequence ATGGCATTACATCTTGAATTGGGCAGGAAGGGGGAGGCGGTGGCGCGGTCCTATTTAGAAGAGCAGGCGTATGCGCTGTTGCATGTGAACTGGAAGAGTGGGCGTTGGGAGGTGGATATTGTGGCGGCGAAAGACGGGCTGATCATTTTTGTGGAGGTAAAGACCCTGATGGGCGAGCAAGGCGGCTGGCCGGAGCAGGCAGTGACAAGCCAGAAGGAGGAGCGACTGCGAAAGGTGGCGGCAGCTTATCTGGAGGTGACAGGGATACGGCCCCTGGATATACGATTTGACATCATCGCTATTACCTATTACGATGCGGGGCATTATGCGCTGTTACATATGGAAGATGCCTTCTAA